A window of the Agrococcus jejuensis genome harbors these coding sequences:
- the manD gene encoding D-mannonate dehydratase ManD — MTIESAEVLVSSPGRNFVTLRITTSDGVTGLGDATVNGRELSVVSYLKDHVVPLLVGLDEHRIEDTWQYLYRGAYWRRGPITMAAIAAVDTALWDIKAKIAGLPLYQLLGGRSREGLLCYGHASGADLPELFDSIRHHQAEGYRAIRVQTGIPGLPNVYGVASSANSATTAEGVTARYDHEPARPGSKPVEESWDTRAYIRHVPTVFEAVRNEFGPELPLLHDAHHRLTPIQAAKVGKSLEPYDLFWLEDVTPAENQAVLRRVREHTTTPLAIGEVFNTIHDYRELFEEQLIDYVRSPITHAGGVTGLRRIFDYASVYQIKSGVHGPTDVSPVGLAAAIHLGIAIPNFGIQEYMQHSAATHDVFQTDYTFEGGMLKPGEAAGLGVEYDDVAGAAHEYAPAYLPVNRLLDGSMHDW, encoded by the coding sequence ATGACCATCGAATCCGCAGAGGTGCTCGTCTCGAGCCCCGGTCGCAACTTCGTGACCCTCCGCATCACGACCTCCGACGGCGTCACCGGCCTCGGCGACGCCACCGTGAACGGCCGCGAGCTCTCGGTCGTGTCGTACCTCAAGGACCACGTGGTGCCGCTGCTCGTCGGCCTCGACGAGCACCGCATCGAGGACACGTGGCAGTACCTCTACCGCGGCGCGTACTGGCGCCGCGGCCCCATCACGATGGCCGCCATCGCGGCCGTCGACACGGCGCTGTGGGACATCAAGGCGAAGATCGCCGGCCTGCCGCTGTACCAGCTGCTCGGCGGCCGCAGCCGCGAGGGCCTGCTCTGCTACGGCCACGCCTCGGGCGCCGACCTGCCCGAGCTGTTCGACTCCATCCGCCACCACCAGGCCGAGGGCTACCGCGCCATCCGCGTGCAGACCGGCATCCCCGGCCTGCCGAACGTCTACGGCGTCGCGTCGAGCGCGAACTCGGCGACGACGGCCGAGGGCGTCACGGCCCGCTACGACCACGAGCCGGCCCGCCCGGGCTCGAAGCCCGTGGAGGAGTCGTGGGACACCCGCGCGTACATCCGCCACGTGCCCACCGTCTTCGAGGCCGTGCGCAACGAGTTCGGCCCCGAGCTGCCGCTGCTGCACGACGCGCACCACCGCCTCACGCCCATCCAGGCGGCGAAGGTCGGCAAGTCGCTCGAGCCGTACGACCTGTTCTGGCTCGAGGACGTCACGCCCGCCGAGAACCAGGCCGTGCTGCGCCGCGTGCGCGAGCACACCACGACGCCGCTCGCGATCGGCGAGGTGTTCAACACGATCCACGACTACCGCGAGCTCTTCGAGGAGCAGCTCATCGACTACGTGCGCAGCCCCATCACGCACGCCGGCGGCGTCACGGGTCTGCGTCGCATCTTCGACTACGCGTCGGTGTACCAGATCAAGTCGGGCGTGCACGGGCCGACCGACGTGTCGCCCGTCGGCCTCGCCGCGGCCATCCACCTGGGCATCGCCATCCCGAACTTCGGCATCCAGGAGTACATGCAGCACTCGGCGGCGACGCATGACGTGTTCCAGACGGACTACACGTTCGAGGGCGGCATGCTGAAGCCCGGCGAGGCCGCGGGTCTCGGCGTCGAGTACGACGACGTGGCGGGCGCCGCCCACGAGTACGCGCCGGCCTACCTGCCGGTGAACAGGCTCCTCGACGGGTCGATGCACGACTGGTGA
- a CDS encoding gluconokinase: MRPIVIMGAQGTGKSTVGALLAAALGVPFVDGDDLHPPANKAKMASGTPLDDADRAPWLRDVGARLARGDAPVVACSALKVAYRDLIRGEAPDAVFVHLVGDRDLLASRLAGRDHEYMPSTLLDSQLATLEPLEQREDAVALSIDAAPEAIVASAVTWLTAQPARR, translated from the coding sequence ATGCGGCCGATCGTGATCATGGGCGCGCAGGGCACGGGCAAGTCGACCGTGGGCGCTCTGCTCGCCGCTGCGCTCGGCGTGCCGTTCGTCGACGGCGACGACCTGCATCCGCCTGCCAACAAGGCGAAGATGGCGAGCGGCACCCCGCTCGACGACGCCGACCGCGCGCCGTGGCTGCGCGACGTCGGGGCGCGGCTCGCTCGTGGCGATGCACCGGTGGTCGCGTGCTCGGCGCTCAAGGTCGCGTACCGCGACCTCATCCGTGGCGAGGCGCCAGACGCCGTGTTCGTGCATCTCGTCGGCGACCGCGACCTGCTCGCGTCGCGGCTCGCGGGGCGCGACCACGAGTACATGCCCTCGACGCTGCTCGACAGCCAGCTCGCGACGCTCGAGCCGCTCGAGCAGCGCGAGGATGCGGTGGCGCTGTCGATCGATGCGGCGCCCGAGGCGATCGTCGCGTCGGCCGTCACGTGGCTGACCGCGCAGCCCGCGCGGCGCTGA
- a CDS encoding multidrug effflux MFS transporter encodes MTQRSTADRAVGGLGPWLPIVLGMLTIFGPISVDIYLPSLPALRDDLAVTPALAQLTLTACLVGLALGQLLVGPLSDRFGRRRPLLVGLGVYVVAAVLCSVSISIEMLIVARVVQGVAGATGMVIAQASGRDRLDGPRLTRYYANIAVVVGSAALVGPLLGGQLAAFMDWRGIFLVLAGIGTAIWLACLTGFSESLPHDRRRAGESSILHDMRSLARDRAFVTPVLVIGLLNGAVIGYVSGASFLLQGAYGLTPQQYSYVIAAGAVTFVLGGIVAGQVGARRSPRALLPVGIGLAIAGATATLVIGVLDVGLAALIAAILAVTSGTALTVPSATTIALARRPDIAGSAAAVVGVTRYALGAAAAPLVGLGGGLSAVPLAIVMLVCTLGALGAWLAIPRAGEGASGD; translated from the coding sequence GTGACGCAGCGCAGCACCGCCGACCGGGCCGTCGGCGGCCTGGGGCCGTGGCTGCCGATCGTGCTCGGCATGCTCACGATCTTCGGCCCCATCTCGGTCGACATCTACCTGCCGTCGCTGCCGGCGCTGCGCGACGACCTCGCCGTGACGCCGGCGCTCGCGCAGCTCACGCTCACCGCCTGCCTCGTGGGCCTCGCGCTCGGGCAGCTGCTCGTCGGGCCGCTCTCCGATCGGTTCGGCAGACGGCGTCCGCTGCTCGTGGGGCTCGGCGTGTACGTCGTCGCCGCGGTGCTGTGCTCGGTCAGCATCTCGATCGAGATGCTCATCGTCGCGCGCGTCGTGCAGGGCGTCGCGGGCGCGACGGGCATGGTCATCGCGCAGGCGTCGGGCCGCGACCGGCTCGACGGCCCGCGACTGACGCGCTACTACGCGAACATCGCGGTCGTCGTCGGCTCCGCGGCGCTCGTCGGCCCGCTGCTTGGCGGCCAGCTCGCCGCGTTCATGGACTGGCGCGGCATCTTCCTCGTGCTCGCCGGCATCGGCACGGCCATCTGGCTCGCGTGCCTCACGGGCTTCTCGGAGTCGCTGCCGCACGACCGCCGCCGCGCGGGCGAGTCGTCGATCCTGCACGACATGCGCAGCCTCGCCCGCGACCGGGCGTTCGTGACGCCCGTGCTCGTCATCGGCCTGCTGAACGGCGCCGTCATCGGCTACGTGAGCGGCGCCTCCTTCCTGCTGCAGGGCGCCTACGGGCTCACGCCGCAGCAGTACTCGTACGTCATCGCGGCGGGCGCAGTCACGTTCGTGCTCGGCGGCATCGTCGCCGGGCAGGTGGGCGCTCGTCGCTCGCCGCGCGCGCTGCTGCCCGTCGGCATCGGCCTCGCCATCGCGGGCGCGACGGCGACGCTCGTCATCGGGGTGCTCGACGTCGGGCTGGCGGCGCTCATCGCGGCGATCCTCGCGGTGACGAGCGGCACCGCGCTCACGGTGCCCTCGGCGACGACGATCGCGCTCGCCCGCAGGCCCGACATCGCGGGCAGCGCCGCGGCGGTCGTCGGGGTGACGCGCTACGCGCTCGGTGCTGCGGCCGCACCCCTCGTGGGCCTCGGCGGCGGCCTGAGCGCCGTGCCGCTCGCGATCGTCATGCTCGTCTGCACGCTGGGTGCGCTGGGGGCGTGGCTCGCGATCCCGCGGGCGGGCGAGGGAGCGTCGGGCGACTGA